From the genome of Rhodopirellula bahusiensis:
GTTGCCGGTCGCCCTGTGGTGGACCAGGCAACTTGCACAGGCCACACAGGCCCTGCACCAAAATGGATGGATCCACGGAGACATCACCCCCGACAACGTGTTGGTCGATTCGCAAGGGCACGTGACCCTAATCGATCTTGGGAACGCAGCTCGAATCCATTCACCGATGCAGCCACTGTTTCGCGGCACCGCCGATTACGCCGCGCCGGAACTTGCCGCAGGGAACACCGCCGCCCTGCCGGCGATGGACATTCACTCGCTCGGTCGCATCCTGCTGCAGACTTTGGCACTGACCGAACCAACCCAGTCCCGCAGCGTCGAACCAGTCGCTGATTTGATCGAACAAATGATCTCGCCGGATCCGCTTGAACGTCCCAGCACGACGGACGTTGTCGCGAGGCTGCTCAAGCTCGAAATTGAAACACTCGGCTGCCACATCGTTCCGGAACGCAAAACGATTCGCCGCGCCGCCTAGCGGAAAACACGCTCACGCGGTTTCGCGTGAGTTCGAATCCCGCTCGTCCGTCGCCGATCACTCGGGGACCGAAGCCTGGGGCAGGAATCGGGACCACGCAATCAAGAACAGGCCTGTCACCGCGTAGCCCGCGACGTATTCCATCACCACAGGTAGATACTTCTCGGGCAATCCCAACGAGCTTGATTCATCGAAGAGCAACGGGACAAACAAGCGGTTGCCTTCGATTGGCGAATGCATCACGCCAAAGCAGGTCAACACCGCAGCACCTAGCATCACGACGCCGGCCAAAACCAGCTTGCGATCAATCATCGACGCCAGCATCCAAGACCAAAGCAAACCGGTCACGATGAACCCGTTGCTGAGCATTCGCAGCGTCTGCAAATCGTGTTTGAGTGGACCACCCTCCAGCGATTCCATTGTGTGCCCGCCTTGCAGCAGCAACGAATCACCAAAGATTCGATCTGGCAAACTCATTGCTAAATATGCGAGCGCTGGCAAGCAAGCAATCACCACGGCGGCGTAGTGTTTACGAGGCGTCGCCATAAAGGTCTGCGACGTGATTTCCAATCCCACGAACACCAAAATAGGATAGACGGCCGGTGCCGGGATCCACGCGTTCAACAACGCGAAGTACCCGACGACTCCCGCTGATCCAACCAACAACGCCGTTGCCAACGTGTAAGCGGCGCGACCGCCCATGGCTTTGTAAGCCGGGTGTCCAATGTACGGCGTCGTTTGAATCACTCCACCCGACAAACCCGCCAAAAACGTCGCCGCGGCCTCCACGCCCAACACGGTTCGAGCGTCGTACTCATCTCCCGCCGACGCGGCTGATTCAGTGCAATCGATTCCGCCAACCACCGTTGCCAAAGCGAATGGCAACACAAACGGAAGGAACGGTACTGCGTCAGGGAAGGCGCCCCACCAAGTCCCTTGCCATGACTCCATCCACTGCGTCGGAAACCAAACGGTCGGCTCAGTCGTTGGAAGCTCATATCCCGCGACGCCAACCAAACACAGCAAGTAATAAACGCCACCGGCAACAATCAATGCTCCTAGTGTCCCTGGAGTCCGACCGGGAAGCGGAACGTGTGCAATCAATGACCCAAGCACCAACACCATCGCCAACAATCCCGGCAGCGGCGAACCCAGGATGTGCGTCAGTGGGAAAAAGCTGATCAGCACCAACGCGATCGCAGCCAATGATCCCAGCAATCCGGCTCGCGGAATCGCGTCCCGAACAACTTGGCCAAACGGAGCCAAGACCAACTTCAAGACGCCGCACATCACCGTGCACCAAATTCCGATGTGCCATGTGTGGCGAGCCGCTTCCAATTCCGTCATCCCGCCAGCTCTCGCGGCCAAGAACGCCGGCCCCAACACCAACAGAATCATTCCAAACGTCGAGGGTGTATCCAAACCCAAAGGCATCGCGGTCACATCATCTCGGTTCTCTCGACGCCCCATTCGCAATGCAATGAAGAAGAACGCGATATCGCCCAACATCACGCCCAGCGCCGTACCGGGAACCATGTGAGTCACAGTGAACTCCGCTGGCAAACCAAAGCCAGCGAGCAACGCCGTCATCAACAACAACCCCGCCACGTTGTCGAGCATCAATCCAAAGAACGCATTGATGTCCCCCGATGTCGCCCACCACATCGAACGGGAATCCTGGCCTGTTGTTTGCTCTGCACCAGACATGAAAAACCTGTTGTTGACGAATTGAGCCAGTTGCGCTATTTCAGGGGCCCTAGTTCTAACCGGATTGGAAACCGCGTGGAGCCACCGTGCGATATTCAGCCCCGAGCGTTTCTGTATCGAGCATTGTCCCCCATTCAACGGCGTTTGCATTGCTAACCGACGTTGCCTCGGTTACTTGCAATCGGCATCCACTCCGGCATTTCACTGATTCACTCGCGGTCCCCAACCACCAAGCCATCGGAAACACCATGAAGAGCATGATCGTCATTCCCGCTCGCTTGGCCTCCTCACGTCTCAGCCAGAAGCTGTTGCTGCAAGCGGGTGGCAAATCAGTCCTGCAACACACCTATGAAGCCGCGCTGAAATCGTCCATCGCGGAAGAAGTCATCGTCGCGGTGGATGATCCTCGACTCGCGGCCGAGGTCGATTCGTTCGGCGGTCAAGCTCGATTGACCAGCGTGGATTGCCAGAGCGGAACCGACCGAATCGCCGAGATCGCGTTGTTGCATGAAGATGTCAACATCTTCATCAACGTCCAAGGCGACGAACCCGAGATTGATCCAAAGACAATCGATGCAGTCGCAAAGCTTTTGATGCATCACCCAGATTCCGACATCGCGACCGCCGCATGTCCGATTCGCGATCGAGAACGCGTCGAAGATCCCAATTGCGTCAAGGCAGTCTTGGGCGACGACCACCGGGCCATCACATTCAGCCGTGCCGCCATTCCGCATCCGCGCGACGGATTGACCGACGCTCTACTCAAGGCGGGCACTCCGAACTACTGGCAACACATCGGGCTGTATGCCTACCGCCGCGAATTCTTGCTCTGGTTTGTGACTCAGCCGCCCGGACGTCTGGAGCAAATTGAAAAGCTCGAGCAACTTCGAGCCATCGAAGCGGGCAAGACAATCGTGGTCGCTCCCGTCGAGGACTGTGCCCCGGGAATCGACACGCTGGAAGACTTCCGCGCGTTCACGGCACGAATCGAGTCGGAGTGAACGCAAGCGGGCGTCGCAGTCAAATTGCAACGCCCGATAGAAGACTCGAAAAATCGACCTACCTAGC
Proteins encoded in this window:
- a CDS encoding protein kinase family protein, whose product is MNSPYSQRILGIWRVGQSIAKGNGTELFLAQAADAADSPRWDYVLKTVANTSNQGVPAAQPARRFSQIIASSGIKHPNLVPVLDQSDGVTSPYVVMPRLNALNLTDRISEIPQFALPVALWWTRQLAQATQALHQNGWIHGDITPDNVLVDSQGHVTLIDLGNAARIHSPMQPLFRGTADYAAPELAAGNTAALPAMDIHSLGRILLQTLALTEPTQSRSVEPVADLIEQMISPDPLERPSTTDVVARLLKLEIETLGCHIVPERKTIRRAA
- a CDS encoding permease, yielding MWWATSGDINAFFGLMLDNVAGLLLMTALLAGFGLPAEFTVTHMVPGTALGVMLGDIAFFFIALRMGRRENRDDVTAMPLGLDTPSTFGMILLVLGPAFLAARAGGMTELEAARHTWHIGIWCTVMCGVLKLVLAPFGQVVRDAIPRAGLLGSLAAIALVLISFFPLTHILGSPLPGLLAMVLVLGSLIAHVPLPGRTPGTLGALIVAGGVYYLLCLVGVAGYELPTTEPTVWFPTQWMESWQGTWWGAFPDAVPFLPFVLPFALATVVGGIDCTESAASAGDEYDARTVLGVEAAATFLAGLSGGVIQTTPYIGHPAYKAMGGRAAYTLATALLVGSAGVVGYFALLNAWIPAPAVYPILVFVGLEITSQTFMATPRKHYAAVVIACLPALAYLAMSLPDRIFGDSLLLQGGHTMESLEGGPLKHDLQTLRMLSNGFIVTGLLWSWMLASMIDRKLVLAGVVMLGAAVLTCFGVMHSPIEGNRLFVPLLFDESSSLGLPEKYLPVVMEYVAGYAVTGLFLIAWSRFLPQASVPE
- the kdsB gene encoding 3-deoxy-manno-octulosonate cytidylyltransferase, whose product is MKSMIVIPARLASSRLSQKLLLQAGGKSVLQHTYEAALKSSIAEEVIVAVDDPRLAAEVDSFGGQARLTSVDCQSGTDRIAEIALLHEDVNIFINVQGDEPEIDPKTIDAVAKLLMHHPDSDIATAACPIRDRERVEDPNCVKAVLGDDHRAITFSRAAIPHPRDGLTDALLKAGTPNYWQHIGLYAYRREFLLWFVTQPPGRLEQIEKLEQLRAIEAGKTIVVAPVEDCAPGIDTLEDFRAFTARIESE